One region of Acidobacteriota bacterium genomic DNA includes:
- a CDS encoding cytochrome c peroxidase, whose product MSKFLKLIIAVSFVFVFMAKANDTASNNQFEFKLPLGISIDIWNYYVPKDNPLTQAKVELGKRLFFDKQLSVDGTVSCATCHDPERAFTDGKRVSEGIQGRRGTRNAPTILNAMFNSGQFWDGRAATLEEQAILPLTNLDEMGNASFAEVVERLKKIPEYKEKFHMVFHSAITIEAVGKAIAAYERTLVSADSPFDRFQTGDFSAMTDAQKRGLLLFRAKARCNVCHRISDSYPFFSDQNFRNTGVAANHPQFERITRLAMEILNRKNPFADLPSLNQQAGSSELGRFSSTGNALDIGTFRTPSLRNIELTAPYFHDGSASTLEDVVRYYMKGGNDNSLRDWELQALDLSDDEVGDLIAFLKALTSTDIKASLSAVNQTKIH is encoded by the coding sequence TTGTCAAAGTTTCTCAAATTAATCATCGCCGTATCATTTGTCTTTGTATTCATGGCAAAGGCAAATGATACGGCGTCAAATAATCAATTCGAGTTTAAATTGCCTTTGGGAATTTCAATCGACATCTGGAATTATTACGTGCCCAAAGACAATCCCTTAACCCAGGCAAAAGTTGAACTCGGCAAAAGGCTTTTCTTTGATAAACAACTCTCTGTTGATGGCACAGTGAGTTGCGCCACCTGCCACGACCCCGAACGCGCTTTCACAGATGGCAAACGGGTTTCCGAAGGCATTCAAGGCAGACGCGGAACCCGCAATGCGCCAACCATTTTAAACGCCATGTTCAATTCCGGTCAGTTCTGGGATGGGCGCGCGGCGACGCTCGAAGAACAGGCAATCTTACCGCTGACGAATCTCGATGAAATGGGCAATGCGTCATTTGCTGAGGTTGTTGAACGTTTAAAAAAAATTCCTGAATACAAAGAAAAATTTCACATGGTTTTTCATTCCGCAATCACCATTGAAGCGGTCGGTAAAGCCATCGCCGCTTATGAACGGACATTGGTTTCTGCCGATTCGCCGTTTGATCGTTTTCAAACAGGTGATTTCAGTGCCATGACCGATGCACAGAAACGCGGGTTGCTACTCTTTCGCGCCAAAGCCCGTTGCAATGTCTGTCATCGGATCAGCGATTCGTATCCGTTTTTCAGTGACCAGAACTTTCGCAACACAGGAGTTGCGGCAAACCATCCGCAGTTTGAGCGAATCACACGTCTGGCGATGGAAATTCTCAACCGAAAAAATCCGTTCGCGGATTTGCCCTCGCTCAATCAACAAGCAGGCAGTTCCGAACTCGGAAGATTTTCTTCTACCGGCAATGCGCTCGACATTGGCACTTTTCGCACCCCTTCGCTTCGCAACATCGAACTCACCGCGCCTTATTTTCACGATGGCAGCGCAAGCACCCTCGAAGATGTCGTTCGTTATTATATGAAAGGCGGCAACGACAATTCGCTGCGGGATTGGGAATTGCAGGCACTGGATTTAAGCGATGACGAGGTCGGGGATTTAATCGCTTTTTTAAAAGCATTGACAAGCACGGACATTAAGGCATCATTATCAGCAGTCAATCAAACTAAAATTCATTGA
- a CDS encoding AAA family ATPase, whose product MIYNPDMQYSYEEEKARSASNALRAFVNHLPVLPPFEIVEELERLGYKGQLEQRRAIALMAYRHIRRLKSLYVNDEDPRALPPKQNLLMVGPTGCGKTFMVELLFQHIFKLPTVVVDITSFTESGYIGDDVRTILTRLIESAGSEPYLAAIGVVCLDEFDKIAASSSNARFAGQGTTKDVSGYGVQRELLAMLEGKDLMIPMDYGFSEFGQRAKISTRNIPFIACGAFSGFDELQKQRGGIGFNHQDALQTEFTVDEVAVFQKFGFLPELIGRFARILTFPALSEDTLKHILRDNIIPQFQNEFTGEQLHLEISDAALNFLVKRSKKRGTGARGLHTELVKAVEQAAFETFGREKHLTITITCSNAGLESKIQRSG is encoded by the coding sequence ATGATTTACAATCCGGACATGCAATATTCATATGAAGAGGAAAAAGCGCGCAGTGCTTCAAATGCCCTGCGCGCTTTCGTAAATCATCTGCCTGTCCTGCCGCCGTTTGAAATTGTCGAAGAACTTGAACGCCTCGGTTATAAAGGTCAACTCGAACAACGCCGCGCCATCGCGCTTATGGCTTACCGGCATATTCGACGATTAAAAAGTTTGTATGTCAATGATGAAGACCCGCGCGCCTTGCCGCCAAAACAGAACCTCTTGATGGTTGGACCCACCGGATGCGGCAAAACCTTTATGGTTGAATTGCTGTTTCAACACATATTCAAACTGCCGACCGTTGTCGTTGACATCACCAGTTTTACCGAAAGCGGATATATCGGCGACGATGTGCGCACCATTCTCACGCGCCTGATTGAATCGGCTGGCAGCGAACCCTATCTTGCAGCCATCGGGGTTGTCTGTCTTGATGAATTCGATAAAATCGCCGCCTCAAGCAGCAATGCGCGTTTTGCCGGTCAGGGCACAACCAAAGACGTCTCGGGTTACGGCGTACAACGCGAGTTGCTTGCCATGCTTGAAGGCAAAGATTTAATGATCCCGATGGATTATGGGTTTTCGGAATTCGGGCAACGCGCCAAAATTTCCACCCGCAATATTCCGTTCATCGCCTGCGGGGCGTTTTCAGGATTTGATGAACTGCAAAAACAACGCGGAGGTATCGGATTCAATCACCAGGACGCATTGCAAACTGAATTCACCGTTGATGAAGTCGCGGTCTTTCAAAAATTCGGTTTCCTGCCGGAACTCATCGGCAGATTTGCGCGCATTCTCACCTTTCCGGCGCTATCGGAAGACACCTTAAAACACATTCTGCGCGACAATATCATTCCGCAGTTTCAAAATGAATTTACCGGCGAACAATTGCATCTCGAAATCAGTGATGCGGCATTGAATTTTTTAGTTAAACGCAGCAAAAAACGCGGCACCGGGGCGCGCGGTCTGCACACCGAATTAGTCAAAGCTGTCGAACAGGCGGCTTTTGAAACCTTTGGGCGTGAAAAGCATTTAACCATTACCATCACTTGCTCAAATGCCGGTTTAGAGAGCAAAATTCAGCGGTCAGGTTAA
- a CDS encoding S9 family peptidase — MKKIAFSFLILLLITLAAFAGTKTMTIEDSLAIKNIGAPQFSPDGKWLTYTISAWDKENNRRVSHIYLVSSSGGRSIKLTNGEKGEGGAQWSPDGTRIAFTADRDKGNQIWIINVMGGEAEKLTSEENGVGGFRWSPDGKRISFITRDTPKDKAEREKRKKDKFDTIVVEKEFTYSHLWTINVDTKEKKRITEGAFSIDSAQWSPDGKWIALVRSTNGAPENPYSELSPDRNSNIYLVSSEGGTPRQITTNPGPDNNPQFSPDGKWLAYTGNPEATSWAAKNDIYLISVEGGEPRNLTKDFFESAGFGMSWSADGKAIYFSSGIGMYSHIFSVAVGGGAATQITKGNRNYGQFDVSPDGKTVACTINDSRTSDDIYLLSISGEQAKQITDVNPQLKNFQIADTEVIKWKGPDNFDIEGVLVKPLGYTQGNRYPLVLQIHGGPYGRFSDSFNSRAQIFAANGYAVLMPNPRGSTGYGLQFTRANLGDWGGKDFQDIMLGVDTVIAKGIADSNKCVVMGGSYGGFMTFWTITQTDRFKAAIGHAGISDWYSFHGQSDIPGLMEYGFVGFPWNATNNYRKFSPMTYVDKVKTPIMITHGEQDRRVAIAQAEEYYRALQRRGVDVVFLRYPREGHGIQEPNHQIDLVNRQLEWFDSHLGIKREKAVEEKAMPASEAKK, encoded by the coding sequence ATGAAGAAGATTGCATTTTCGTTCTTGATTTTACTACTGATAACCCTCGCGGCATTCGCTGGCACGAAAACGATGACCATCGAAGACAGCCTGGCTATTAAGAACATCGGCGCACCGCAATTCTCACCCGATGGCAAATGGCTCACTTATACCATCTCAGCCTGGGACAAAGAAAACAACCGTCGCGTCTCGCATATCTATCTGGTCTCTTCAAGCGGCGGGCGTTCCATCAAACTGACCAACGGGGAAAAGGGTGAAGGCGGCGCGCAATGGTCGCCCGACGGCACACGCATCGCTTTTACCGCTGACCGCGACAAAGGCAATCAAATTTGGATTATCAACGTGATGGGCGGGGAAGCTGAAAAACTCACGTCGGAAGAAAACGGCGTCGGCGGGTTTCGCTGGTCGCCCGATGGCAAACGCATCTCGTTTATCACCCGCGATACCCCGAAAGACAAAGCCGAACGTGAAAAACGCAAGAAAGATAAATTCGATACCATCGTGGTTGAAAAAGAGTTCACCTATTCGCACCTGTGGACGATCAATGTCGACACGAAAGAGAAAAAACGCATCACTGAAGGCGCATTCAGCATTGACTCGGCGCAATGGTCGCCTGACGGCAAATGGATTGCCCTGGTGCGCTCAACCAACGGCGCACCCGAAAATCCTTATTCGGAATTAAGCCCTGACCGCAATAGCAATATCTATCTGGTTTCAAGCGAGGGAGGAACGCCCAGACAAATTACCACCAATCCCGGACCCGATAACAACCCGCAATTTTCGCCTGATGGAAAGTGGCTGGCTTACACCGGAAACCCCGAGGCAACCTCGTGGGCGGCGAAAAATGATATTTACCTCATCAGCGTCGAAGGCGGCGAACCGCGCAATTTAACCAAGGATTTCTTTGAATCCGCAGGTTTCGGTATGAGTTGGTCGGCTGACGGCAAAGCCATCTATTTTTCGAGCGGTATTGGAATGTATTCGCACATTTTCAGCGTTGCGGTCGGCGGCGGCGCGGCTACGCAAATCACCAAAGGCAATCGCAACTATGGACAATTCGATGTCTCACCCGATGGAAAAACCGTTGCCTGTACGATTAACGACAGTCGCACTTCAGATGATATTTATTTGCTGTCTATCAGTGGCGAGCAAGCGAAACAAATTACCGATGTCAATCCGCAACTCAAAAATTTTCAAATCGCCGACACCGAAGTCATCAAGTGGAAAGGTCCCGATAATTTCGACATCGAAGGCGTATTGGTTAAGCCGCTCGGCTACACACAGGGCAATCGTTACCCGTTGGTTTTGCAAATTCACGGCGGACCTTATGGCAGATTCAGTGACAGTTTTAATAGTCGCGCGCAAATTTTTGCGGCGAATGGTTACGCCGTATTGATGCCCAATCCCAGAGGGTCAACCGGTTACGGATTGCAATTCACCCGCGCGAACCTCGGCGATTGGGGCGGCAAAGATTTTCAAGACATTATGCTCGGCGTTGACACAGTGATTGCCAAAGGCATCGCTGACTCGAATAAATGTGTGGTGATGGGTGGCAGTTATGGCGGGTTTATGACTTTCTGGACAATCACTCAAACCGACCGTTTCAAAGCGGCAATCGGACACGCTGGCATCAGCGATTGGTACAGTTTTCATGGACAAAGCGATATTCCCGGCTTGATGGAATACGGCTTTGTCGGCTTCCCCTGGAATGCGACGAATAATTATCGCAAGTTCTCGCCGATGACTTATGTTGATAAAGTGAAAACCCCGATTATGATTACCCACGGCGAACAAGATCGGCGCGTGGCGATTGCTCAGGCGGAAGAATATTATCGAGCATTACAACGTCGCGGGGTTGATGTGGTATTTCTGCGCTATCCGCGAGAAGGTCACGGCATTCAGGAACCCAATCACCAGATCGATCTGGTCAATCGTCAACTTGAATGGTTCGATTCGCACCTTGGCATCAAACGCGAAAAAGCCGTAGAAGAGAAAGCCATGCCAGCATCGGAAGCGAAAAAGTAA